TTCGTCTATCAGAACGGCAATGTGGCTGCTTTCCTGTTTTTCGTCATTGCGCTGCGGCCACGGTTTCATATCGTGGTGATTGGCCTGACGCTGATGTGCGGCGTGCTGTTGAAAACAGCAAAACTGAACGGCTCCTTCGACGATATCACCTATAGCGGGTTGGTCAGTTTCTACATCACGATCGCGATTTTCCTGGCGCTCGGTGCCTATTTTCTCGAACACGCCGATCGAATGAATTTTCTCAACAGGCTGCGTGCTGGCCTACTGCAAAAGCAGTTGGAGCATAACGCCGCCCGTGATGAACTGAGCGGCCTGCTGAACCGTCGCTCGCTGGTACAAGTCGCGACTGACATGTGGAAAGGCAGATCACCGGCAACACATGTTTGCGCCATCATGCTCGATATCGATGATTTCAAACTTTACAACGATGTCCACGGCCATCTGGAAGGGGATGAGTGTCTACGGACCGTCAGCCAGTGCATTCGCGACAATGCCGGTGAAAAAGGCTTCGCCTTCCGCTACGGCGGCGAGGAAATGCTCGTTTTGCTGCCGAATACGGATCTCGATGCCGCCTGTGCGATAGCAGAAACCATCCGCCGGGCAATCGAGTGCATGAACATCCCGCATTTAGGCAAAGGCAGGGGCCAGGTGACAACGGCCAGCCTGGGCGTGGCGGCTGGACTTACGGCAACGGTTTCGTTGGAAGACTTGCTGAACCGAGCCGACGCGGCCCTTTACGAGGCAAAGCGCAGCGGGCGCAATCGTGTCTGCGTGAGCGGGTCAACGCAGCTCGATCTGGAATTTGCCAGGGAAAATTAAAACCCTGCTTTCTCCAAATGACAGACCAAACAGCAATTTCTAGCGGATCAGCCAGTTGAGCACGGCGCGCCAATCGGTCATGCGCACCGGCGTCCCGTGAGAACCAGTCAGAAACAACGTGAAACGGGTTGGATAGCCGGTGCGGTGCAAACGTTCGTAAAGCGCGATCTGATCGCCGGCAGCATAGACGCTGTCGCGGCTGCCATGGGTAAACCACATCGGCAGCTTGCGTTTGAAGGCCGCACTCGCGGTAAAATCCGGATCGCTGGCTCCGCCGAGAATGGCCATGCCGGACAGTTTTGCAACGATTCGGTCGTCACGGGTCAGGCCCCAACAGATGAAACTGCCCATAGACGCACAAGACAGCACAATCGGACGGCCGCCGGAATGGGCCGAGGCATAATCGATCAGGGCGGCAATCTGCGTCACCCCCGATTGGTCGAAGGAGCGCACGGAAGGTGCGTAATAGGTGCCGCCATTGTCATTGGCGAGATTTTTCAGCCGATTGAAATTGCCACCGAATTTGTAGTCATCGGCCCCAAGGCGGCGGTCCCCGCCCCGGCCATGAATGAAAATCACCGTGAATGCCGCGCCGTCCGCAGGTCCGGTCCTCGTCACATCCAGCTTGCCGGCATCACCGAGATCCAGCGTCTCGTCCTTTTGCTGGTGACGCACACCGAGCGAGACGTAGGAGGCCTTGACCCGGCGCTCAGGAATTTCGTCGCGGCCGTTGATGTCGCGCATTTCCTGATAATCGATGGTCTGGAAATCACCCTTGTCGCGGCTTTCCAGCACGGTCTGGCCGGAAAACAGCTCGTCCTTGAACGGTTTGAGGCTAACGGCAGGCGCACTCTTTGCAGGCAAAGAGCTGGTGACCGAGCAGAGAGCGGCCAGAACCACGGGGGCGAACAAATGAACTGTGGACATCCGCATCGGGATCAGGTCTCCTTAACGGCGCAGCCTTGCCACGCCGTCACGAGAAACGCAAAAGTTTTCCTTGAAAATAAGGCTGAATGGACATGGTTTGACCAAGTGCGACATAATTCTCCCGCGTCCTTGCCGCAACAGGCAATAAAGGGAATGGGCGCGCATGGACACAATCGGTTGATTGTTGCCGAGAATATGCGCTAATCAGGAACAAACCGGAAACTGCGCTGCACGGGCCAGAGACGGACGGGCACATGCCCTATCGCAAGACAGAATTCTTCACGGCGCTCCGCTGAAGACCACAAGCAAATGACAGACAAGATCATGGACGATAACAACGACCTTTTCGCCGCCCTGCCGTCAACGCCTGCCAAGGCGGCGAAGACGCTGAAAGGTGCTGCCGATGTGACGGATGCTGGTACTGCGACTGTTACTGCCGCCCAACCGGAAACCCCGGCCAAGACAGTGGCTTTCGGCTCAGCCACGCCCGCCTCCACCGGCAATCCCGACGATTATGGCGCGTCCTCCATCCGTGTTCTGGAAGGGCTGGAGCCGGTGCGGATGCGTCCCGGCATGTATATCGGCGGCACGGACGAAAAGGCGTTGCACCATCTATTTGCCGAGGTGATCGACAATTCGATGGACGAGGCGGTGGCCGGCCATGCCAATTTCATCGATGTCCATCTGGATGCCGAAGGCTTCCTGACGGTTTCCGACAATGGTCGTGGTATTCCCGTCGAGCTGCATCCGCAGGTGCCAGGCAAATCCACCCTTGAAGTGATCATGACCAAGCTGCATGCGGGCGGCAAATTCGACGGTAAGGCCTATGAGACTTCGGGTGGTTTGCACGGCGTCGGCGTATCCGTCGTCAATGCGCTGTCTGATCTGCTGGAAGTGGAAGTGGCACGCAATCGCAAGCTCTATCGCCAGCGGTTTTCGCGTGGCGTGCCGCTGGGCGGGCTGGAAGAATTGGGCGATGTCCATAATCGGCGTGGGACGCGGGTGCGCTTTCACCCCGATCCGCAGATCTTCGGTGATCATGCGAAATTCGATCCGGGCCGGATTTTCCGCATGGCCCGCTCCAAGGCCTATCTGTTCGGTGGCGTGGAAATCCGCTGGTCCTGCGATCCGACGATTTTGATCACCGGCGGCGACATTCCGGATAAGGCGGTATTTCACTTCCCTGGCGGGTTGAAGGATTATTTGGCCGCAACACTCGGCAAGGAATTTACCGTCACCCGTGAAATTTTTGCCGGCAAGACCGAAAAGACCGGCGGCCATGGCGCGATGGAATGGGCCATTACCTGGTATGGTGGCGATCCACAGGTTCATTCCTATTGCAACACCATCCCGACGCCCGAAGGCGGCACCCACGAGGCCGGTTTGCGCATTGCGCTGACCAAAGGCTTGAAAAATTATGCCGAACTGACCCAGAACAAGCGCGCCCAGCAGATCAGCACTGATGACGTGATGATCTCGGCGGTCGGCATGCTGTCGGTTTTCATCCGCGAGCCGGAATTCGTCGGCCAGACCAAGGACAAGCTGGCGACGGTAGAAGCGCAGCGTCTGGTCGAAAATGCCCTGCGCGATCCTTTCGACCACTATCTGGCCGACAATCCGAATGAAGCCGCCAAGCTGCTAGACTGGGTGATCGAGCGGGCCGAGGAACGGCTGCGGCGGCGCAAGGAAAAGGAAGTCAATCGCAAGACAGCGGTGCGCAAGCTGCGCCTGCCCGGCAAGCTGGCAGATTGCGCCCAGAACACCGCCGAGGGCGCGGAACTGTTCATAGTCGAGGGTGATTCGGCTGGCGGCTCGGCCAAGCAGGCCCGTAATCGCTCCAACCAAGCCATTCTACCCTTGCGCGGCAAGATCCTCAATGTCGGCAGTGCCAGCCGTGAAAAGCTGATGGCCAACCAGCAGATCGCCGACCTGATCCAGGCACTCGGCTGTGGCACGCGGACGAAATATCGTGATGAAGACCTGCGCTATGAGCGTATCGTCATCATGACCGATGCCGATGTGGACGGCGCCCATATCGCTTCGCTGCTGATCACCTTTTTCTATCAGGAAATGCCGGAACTGATCCGGGGCAATCATCTCTATCTGGCCGTGCCACCGCTCTACGTGATCCGCCAGGGCGCAAAGACCGTCTATGCCCGCGATGACGCCCACCGCGCCGAACTGATGGAAACCACCTTCAAAGGCAAGAAAGTCGAAATCGGCCGCTTCAAAGGTCTCGGCGAAATGATGCCGGCGCAGTTGAAGGAAACCACCATGGACCCGGCCAAGCGGATGTTGCTGAAGGTCGAGATCGACGATGTCGATTTCGAAGGCACCCGCGATGCCGTGGATGCATTGATGGGGACTAAGCCGGAAGCCCGGTTCCGGTTTATTCAGGAGCGGGCCGCCTTTGCGGAAAATCTGGATATTTGAACGGTGACGAAGGGGATTCGCGCTTAGCGATTCAAACGACTGGATTTTCCAGACGTCAGACTGCTGACAACCCCCGCATTTTTCCTCGACGTCATGCTCGGCCTTGTGCCGGGCATCTAACCACGTTAATTTAATCCAACAATGTCAACGCCTTATTCAGCGCCGGCAGACCCTCGGGACAGGCCCAAGGGTGACGAAATGCCGAGATCGGGATTTGTCAACAAACTGACGCCTGGATTGTCCAGGCGTTTTTCCATGAACAGGCTGAGCGGATCGGGACGGTAAGAGCCGAACGGCGGGATTTCCTGGAAGCCTGCTCTTCGGTAAAGACCTATTGCCTCCGGCTGGCTAATACCCGTCTCGAGGCGCAACGCTTCAAGGCCAAGCTTTTTTGCCTGCTCTTCCAAGGTCGCCATCAGCTTTTTGCCGAGAGACAGACCTCTTGATCGGGGATCGACAAACATCCGCTTGATCTCTGCCGTGCCATCACCAGCCTCAACAATTGCGGCACAGCCCACCACCTGCCCTTCATGGCGCACCACGAAAAAATGGACATTCCGCTTTTCAAGGGATGAGACGTCCAACAGATGATTGCTTTCTGCTGGATAGAGTGCGGCCATATAAGCATCGGAGAGATCCAGCAGCCGGATTACGTCGGGCTGGCGGGGCGGTTCAATGGCGATTGCCAAAAGGGGAATGTTCACAGACATCTATCGATCCTGAAAAACCAACCGCACAAGACAGATTATGCATCATAATCTTTTGTCCGAGGGTTGATTGGCCTTGGTTGTGCCAATCTTGTTGCGTTACTGATAAAACTCTACTGACCGGAAGGACGAGCCGATGCAAGCCTCACTCGTGATCATGACCATTCTGGGATGCAATGACAGCGTCAGCCAATGCCAGTATATCGCCACTGCCGAACAGCGCTGGGTTTCGGTGGAATTGTGCAATCGCGACTCAGAAAATGTCCTGGGGCAATATTCCAATGTGAATTTCCCCAGCGTCGTTGCCTTTTGCCAGCAGCAGACGGTGACACCTCCCCAGACGACCGTGACAGCGGTTCCAGCAACGCCAACCGATCCGGTGCCGGAAGCTGAAAAGCGGTCTCTGGCGGATCGTGCCATCAACAGCATAAAACAGGTTCTGCCCGGCAAGGAGGATATCAAGATGGTGTTCACCACCCCGGTGCATGTGGTCACCGACACCTATGCCTGGGCGGCAAAAAAGCTGACCAAATAACCCGCATAGCAGCAATCAAATCGCCCGCCGGAACAGGTTAGGCAGCATCGACCACAAGATGTGCGGCATATTGGCGGGCCTGTCGGCGTTCGTCCTGATGAAGCATGATCTCCACCAGATCCAGCAATTGCCGCGCCGCCTCACAAGAGGCCAGCTTGCTACCCTTGGCGAGAAGCGGTTGGCAAATGCTGCCGATCTCACCATGGGTCGCCGTCTGCACGGCGTGACGCCAAAGCAGCACAGCCTCGACGAACAGCGGTGCGATTGTGTGGTCGAGACCGGCTGACAGAAGCAGCGCCCGCACAGCATGCATGCGGCCCGTAGCCAGAATCGAGCGCACCCGGCGCTCCTGTAAGCCACTCAGCGATTCAATGGCGCTGGCAAAGAAATCGACCTTGCCCCGGCATAGCAGTTCGATCAGCAAGGCGGGCGTCAATTGGCCATTGATGCGCATCTGCTCGACCAGATCGGGAATTTCATCGAAGCCGACCTCACCGGCAATCACCGCGGCTGCGCTGACGCCAATTTCGCGGTTCAGCCTTGTGAGTTTGCTTTCTCCAAGGGAAAACCGCAGCAGGCCGGAGGCAGCAAGCGCCTGACTGGCCTGTGAAACCAGCAGGTGCCTCGCCCGACTCGGCAAGTCCATGCGCTCCAGCAATACGCCCCTCACCGCCTCATGCGCGCCGTGGCGCTCGGCCAGTCGCAGCAGACTGAAAGGCGAAATAGCGGCAGTGGGGCTATCGAGCAGCACCAGGCATTCCGGCACGTCGCCAATCTCACTGAGGGCGGCGGCAACGGCAGAGGAAAGCTGTGGACGCGCCGCAATGAAGGCACGTGTCATACCGCTGCCTCGTCCAGCCAGATCGACCAGGTCACGGTCTTGCAAAACGGGCGAGCAAAGAATCACCCGCGAGGCGATCTCTGGCTGATCTTCACATAGGGATACCAGGATAGCGCGAGGCGCTTCAGCGGAACAGGCCAGAGCCTCGGCCAGCGCCAGCCGCACTTTGGG
This region of Agrobacterium vitis genomic DNA includes:
- a CDS encoding GGDEF domain-containing protein, coding for MATVSLEAIDRQIARGFKALRFSPAVEAEFLQEYVANRVKLTPFWAVVGTLIYDAVFIGDATMMADVFDKLLIVRFGIFTPFAIISVLAVRRWRTALNYELLSLGIGTLSILLPMSVAIYSQSPYMFVYQNGNVAAFLFFVIALRPRFHIVVIGLTLMCGVLLKTAKLNGSFDDITYSGLVSFYITIAIFLALGAYFLEHADRMNFLNRLRAGLLQKQLEHNAARDELSGLLNRRSLVQVATDMWKGRSPATHVCAIMLDIDDFKLYNDVHGHLEGDECLRTVSQCIRDNAGEKGFAFRYGGEEMLVLLPNTDLDAACAIAETIRRAIECMNIPHLGKGRGQVTTASLGVAAGLTATVSLEDLLNRADAALYEAKRSGRNRVCVSGSTQLDLEFAREN
- a CDS encoding dienelactone hydrolase family protein; this translates as MRMSTVHLFAPVVLAALCSVTSSLPAKSAPAVSLKPFKDELFSGQTVLESRDKGDFQTIDYQEMRDINGRDEIPERRVKASYVSLGVRHQQKDETLDLGDAGKLDVTRTGPADGAAFTVIFIHGRGGDRRLGADDYKFGGNFNRLKNLANDNGGTYYAPSVRSFDQSGVTQIAALIDYASAHSGGRPIVLSCASMGSFICWGLTRDDRIVAKLSGMAILGGASDPDFTASAAFKRKLPMWFTHGSRDSVYAAGDQIALYERLHRTGYPTRFTLFLTGSHGTPVRMTDWRAVLNWLIR
- the parE gene encoding DNA topoisomerase IV subunit B, giving the protein MTDKIMDDNNDLFAALPSTPAKAAKTLKGAADVTDAGTATVTAAQPETPAKTVAFGSATPASTGNPDDYGASSIRVLEGLEPVRMRPGMYIGGTDEKALHHLFAEVIDNSMDEAVAGHANFIDVHLDAEGFLTVSDNGRGIPVELHPQVPGKSTLEVIMTKLHAGGKFDGKAYETSGGLHGVGVSVVNALSDLLEVEVARNRKLYRQRFSRGVPLGGLEELGDVHNRRGTRVRFHPDPQIFGDHAKFDPGRIFRMARSKAYLFGGVEIRWSCDPTILITGGDIPDKAVFHFPGGLKDYLAATLGKEFTVTREIFAGKTEKTGGHGAMEWAITWYGGDPQVHSYCNTIPTPEGGTHEAGLRIALTKGLKNYAELTQNKRAQQISTDDVMISAVGMLSVFIREPEFVGQTKDKLATVEAQRLVENALRDPFDHYLADNPNEAAKLLDWVIERAEERLRRRKEKEVNRKTAVRKLRLPGKLADCAQNTAEGAELFIVEGDSAGGSAKQARNRSNQAILPLRGKILNVGSASREKLMANQQIADLIQALGCGTRTKYRDEDLRYERIVIMTDADVDGAHIASLLITFFYQEMPELIRGNHLYLAVPPLYVIRQGAKTVYARDDAHRAELMETTFKGKKVEIGRFKGLGEMMPAQLKETTMDPAKRMLLKVEIDDVDFEGTRDAVDALMGTKPEARFRFIQERAAFAENLDI
- a CDS encoding DUF2336 domain-containing protein, with product MLVKAFFRWSETAKACDRAKAANALGRAYLHSPMSEDDRRSTYIAMTYLLDDPSPKVRLALAEALACSAEAPRAILVSLCEDQPEIASRVILCSPVLQDRDLVDLAGRGSGMTRAFIAARPQLSSAVAAALSEIGDVPECLVLLDSPTAAISPFSLLRLAERHGAHEAVRGVLLERMDLPSRARHLLVSQASQALAASGLLRFSLGESKLTRLNREIGVSAAAVIAGEVGFDEIPDLVEQMRINGQLTPALLIELLCRGKVDFFASAIESLSGLQERRVRSILATGRMHAVRALLLSAGLDHTIAPLFVEAVLLWRHAVQTATHGEIGSICQPLLAKGSKLASCEAARQLLDLVEIMLHQDERRQARQYAAHLVVDAA